AGCGCTCTACCCTGCGTTGTAGAGCGCCTTCGAGTAATCCGGGTTCACGCAGCGCTTTCAGGGCTGCAAGTCGTCTATTACCCTCAACAACGACATAATGGCCATTTTCCTCGATCGCCAGCAGTGGCTCATTCGGGAAATATCCTCGCGCAGCGATACTTTCGGCTACCTCAAGTGCCTTGTCGTGTTCAAAAAGGTACTGTATAATCTCTCGTGGTGCACGGGATAGTGTTTCCCTTCCCAGCCGCGGATTTTTTGCGTCTAGATGCAGGCTGGCTACTGCGAGACGCTTAGTTTGCCAGAATTCCCCCGTCATATCCTTCCTTTCCACTTAACGATTTTATAGTGCAAATTTACCATCTTGACTAAAAAACTGCAAATGCCGCACACGGTCATTTCAATACCAATTTTAATACAGATGTTCTCCACCAGCACTGAATTTAATTCATCAGAGGTTTTAAGACAAGTTATTTTTTGGAAATCAGGTCGAAAATTCACCTTTCGCGTAAGTCCCGGCACCAGTCTCATTTGCCACTATTCGTCCGGTTCATCTTGCCGCGCGCCAGTGAGGCGAATATCCCGCCAAAACTCAATACGGCAAAAAGGATGAATGAAATTCTCATGCTGAGCAGGAACTGACCGGTGTTGTCCGGCCCAATATCCGCTTTCCCCATAAGCAGCGAGATCGCCATCATAACCGTCCCCATCGAAAACATCATCCCCATCTGCCTCATGGTGCTGAGCGTGGCGCTGGCAACACCGTAAACCGGCCGTTCCACCGAACTCATTATGGCATTGGTGTTGGGCGAAGAAAAAAGTGCAAATCCAAAACCGAGAATTATCATGCAAATCACTATATACCACAGCGGGGTGGCAGTACCAAGAAACGCCAACATGACCAGCCCCAGAAGAGTCCCAATCATTCCTAATGAGGCCAGCGTGCGCGGTTCATGCTTGTCGGATAGCCGCCCGGTCAGCGGTGAGAATACAGCCTGCACGAAAGGCTGTGCGACCAATATCAAACCGGCCGCCTGTGGCGAAAGAGCTTTCACCTTCTGTAAATAAAGGCTCAAAAGAAAACCCACCGCAAAAGTGGCCGCATAGCTAATCAGCGCCGCCAGGTTGGAGAAAGCAAAAACTGTGTTGCGCCGGAAAAGATCAATATTGACAATCGGATGAATAACGCGCTTCTCAAAATAAATGAAGAAGACAAGCCCTATCAGTCCAACTACTGCAA
This region of Candidatus Zixiibacteriota bacterium genomic DNA includes:
- a CDS encoding MFS transporter, with product MNTNTPRTSKNAAIVVATLTSFLGPFMSSSLNVALPSIGQEFSMGPAVLGWMNTAFLLAAATFLIPFGRLGDIYGRKRIFILGLLLLLISSVLIASSHSIATMIICRVIQGCASAMIFATMIPILISVVPTTERGRALGITTAAVYFGLSAGPFLGGFITQQLGWRFIFWLNVPLGLILLAVTFLLLKGDWAEAHGQKFDLTGSAILGLALIAAMYGFSTLPSAISGLIAVVGLIGLVFFIYFEKRVIHPIVNIDLFRRNTVFAFSNLAALISYAATFAVGFLLSLYLQKVKALSPQAAGLILVAQPFVQAVFSPLTGRLSDKHEPRTLASLGMIGTLLGLVMLAFLGTATPLWYIVICMIILGFGFALFSSPNTNAIMSSVERPVYGVASATLSTMRQMGMMFSMGTVMMAISLLMGKADIGPDNTGQFLLSMRISFILFAVLSFGGIFASLARGKMNRTNSGK